Proteins encoded within one genomic window of Trichoderma asperellum chromosome 2, complete sequence:
- a CDS encoding uncharacterized protein (MEROPS:MER0011032) has protein sequence MGSQVQDEFTVLVTGFQPFRAEYPVNPSWEIAKSLPEYLPALRAKDPNSRYAVNTPPVRIVVHPEPIRVSYKSVRELVPSFWEETYAGRKIDLVIHIGMAGPRPMYQIESRGHRTGYKSLDVDGRHLDALEGERGEDWIWHGLPDTLRTDLNLQDIWERWQQHSSIDADLRISDDAGRYLCDFIYYSSLATCYKQNKPRKVLFFHVPADPAQGMLKQGQELAVNLIRAIVESEVAARDQDAA, from the exons ATGGGTTCCCAAGTGCAGGACGAGTTCACAGTGCTGGTCACTGGATTCCAG CCTTTCCGGGCTGAATATCCCGTCAACCCGTCGTGGGAAATCGCAAAGTCTCTGCCGGAATACCTCCCGGCGCTGAGGGCAAAGGACCCCAACTCACGATATGCCGTCAACACGCCGCCCGTCCGCATTGTGGTGCATCCCGAGCCCATCCGAGTCAGCTACAAGTCGGTCAGAGAGCTGGTGCCGTCCTTTTGGGAGGAGACGTATGCCGGCCGCAAGATTGATCTCGTCATCCACATCGGCATGGCGGGGCCGCGGCCCATGTATCAGATTGAGAGCCGTGGACATCGCACAGGGTACAAGAGCCTCGACGTCGATGGCCGGCACCTCGACGCACTGGAGGGCGAGCGAGGCGAGGACTGGATCTGGCACGGTCTGCCGGATACGCTGAGGACCGACTTGAACTTGCAAGACATTTGGGagcggtggcagcagcacagctCG ATTGATGCGGATCTCCGGATCTCAGATGACGCTGGTCGCTATCTCTGCGACTTCATCTACTACTCAAGTCTGGCAACCTGCTATAAACAAAACAAGCCGAGGAAAGTCTTGTTTTTCCACGTGCCTGCGGATCCTGCTCAAGGGATGCTCAAGCAAGGACAAGAGTTGGCCGTCAATCTCATCCGAGCCATAGTGGAGAGTGAGGTGGCGGCCCGTGATCAGGACGCGGCGTAG
- a CDS encoding uncharacterized protein (EggNog:ENOG41) — translation MAKDKKKGSEAKKAKKAEKAAKQASKGEKKIKNKTAKLEGSDAEDVDLDAVLEEYRRQQEQFLKITETVIDGPPKPRSASTILASPHENNSLLLFGGEYFNGSVAQFFNDLHVYNINRDEWRCVTSPNAPLPRSGHAWTRSSNPNYVYLFGGEFSSPKQGTFHHYSDFWRLEPATREWTKIEVKGKDKSPPARSGHRMTYWKQYIILFGGFQDTSNQTKYLADLWIFDTVNYVWHSPVLPPAQLKPDARSSFTLLPSEQGAVLCGGYSRVKATVQLKKQKKGSQPQGQKNVLLPKVHEDCYFLRMSLPPAEGNANAPPTVRWEKRKKPANAPTPSRAGATMAFHKGRGILFGGVHDVEQSEEGMDSEFFNQLFAWNIERNRFMPLAARKPRQQKKNAPEQRVGRRGRAQANEEELLRQLAALQAGTSLEDADDIELEKMLEEPEEEEKPAREMPVSMEPPHMRFNAQLTVQNDVLYIYGGTFEKGDREFTFDDLYAIDLVKLDGYKEIFNKPVEDWIESEDEDDEDEEDDEEDEDEEDEEEDEQDEPYQQLHTASKRKKKQDEVSEISSEAPAPSITSEEEETETTATSVDDGLPHPRPFESRREFFVRTSAEWQEILMTNLRWKNIQPETLAIKEIKAKAFELSEEKWWDCREEITALEEEQEAAGIQEVVSLAERGDGGAAGGARRR, via the exons atggccaaggATAAAAAGAAGGGCTCGGAAgccaagaaggcgaagaag GCTGAGAAAGCTGCCAAGCAGGCCAgcaagggggagaaaaagatcAAAAACAAGACTGCCAAGCTTGAGGGCAGTGATGCTGAGGATGTCGACCTGGATGCGGTGCTGGAAGAGTACCGCCGCCAACAGGAGCAATTCTTGAAGATCACAGAGACGGTTATTGACGGGCCGCCGAAGCCTCGATCAGCATCTACCATTCTAGCTTCTCCTCATGAAAACAACAGCCTGCTTTTGTTTGGAGGAGAGTACTTCAACGGCTCCGTTGCGCAGTTCTTCAACGACCTGCACGTATACAACATCAACCGAGACGAGTGGCGCTGCGTGACATCTCCCAACGCACCTCTCCCGCGATCTGGCCATGCCTGGACGAGATCGTCGAATCCAAACTACGTGTACTTATTTGGAGGCGAATTTTCATCTCCAAAGCAGGGTACTTTCCATCACTACTCGGACTTTTGGAGGCTGGAGCCCGCCACAAGGGAATGGACCAAAATCGAGGTCAAGGGCAAGGATAAGAGCCCGCCAGCGCGAAGCGGACACCGGATGACTTACTGGAAGCAGTATATTATCCTTTTTGGAGGCTTCCAGGACACATCTAACCAGACAAAATACCTCGCGGACCTGTGGATATTCGATACCGTCAACTACGTCTGGCATAGCCCCGTTCTTCCGCCTGCTCAGCTCAAACCCGATGCCCGGTCTTCATTTACTTTATTGCCTTCTGAGCAAGGTGCTGTCCTCTGCGGAGGCTACTCGAGAGTCAAGGCAACGGTACAgctcaagaagcaaaagaaaggaagccAACCACAGGGGCAGAAAAACGTCCTCCTCCCCAAGGTTCATGAAGATTGCTACTTCCTCAGAATGTCTCTTCCCCCAGCGGAAGGAAACGCAAATGCACCCCCTACAGTCAGATGGGAGAAGCGAAAGAAGCCAGCTAATGCGCCTACACCTTCTCGTGCCGGAGCGACCATGGCATTCCACAAGGGTCGTGGTATTCTTTTCGGCGGCGTTCACGACGTCGAGCAGAGCGAGGAGGGAATGGACAGCGAGTTTTTCAACCAGCTGTTTGCGTGGAATATCGAGAGAAACAGATTCATGCCTCTCGCTGCACGAAAGCCAcgccagcagaagaagaacgcgCCAGAACAACGAGTCGGTAGACGTGGCCGGGCTCAAGCGAATGAAGAGGAGCTCCTGCGACAGCTGGCGGCGCTCCAAGCTGGGACTTCCCTAGAGGATGCCGATGATATCGAGTTGGAAAAGATGCTTGAGGagccggaggaggaggagaagcccGCTAGAGAAATGCCTGTTTCTATGGAGCCGCCGCATATGCGCTTCAACGCTCAGCTGACGGTCCAGAACGACGTGCTCTACATCTACGGCGGTACTTTCGAAAAGGGGGATCGAGAGTTCACATTTGACGATCTCTACGCCATTGACCTCGTGAAGCTGGACGGATACAAGGAAATCTTCAACAAGCCCGTGGAAGACTGGATT GAGtctgaggacgaggatgatgaagatgaagaggatgatgaggaagatgaagatgaggaagacgaggaagaggatgaacaGGACGAACCCTATCAGCAGCTTCATACAGCAAGCAAGCgtaagaagaagcaagatgaAGTATCGGAGATCTCTTCTGAGGCACCTGCACCATCGATTACatcggaagaagaagagactgaAACGACCGCCACATCGGTTGATGATGGCTTGCCCCATCCAAGA CCGTTTGAATCTCGCCGCGAGTTCTTCGTCCGCACGTCGGCAGAGTGGCAGGAGATCCTCATGACCAACCTCCGCTGGAAGAACATCCAGCCAGAAACGCTTGCCATTAAGgagatcaaggccaaggcgtTTGAACTGTCCGAGGAGAAGTGGTGGGATTGCCGTGAGGAGATTACAGCgttggaagaggagcaagaggCGGCAGGCATTCAGGAGGTGGTCAGTCTGGCGGAGAGGGGAgacggcggcgctgctggaggtgcgaggaggagatga
- a CDS encoding uncharacterized protein (BUSCO:EOG092D3R6Y) — MTSTEIEPVNSIELQLARDTLGPFIDAPTAQLFLPQASQIPQAAWEIIRRVLEKNPQAREDVTCLTKLLAEESQAALDLNMAGLGAIDAVEPSDFSLKPTERLPLTDKCHHYTGQHEVPWDLQKYFSQRYSIFSFYDGGVYMTDDAWFGVTPEPVANQIAYELSEDHYDPKKTTLIDAFGGAGGNTIAFALSERWERIISIERDPATLACAQHNAELYGVDPGVVTWVLGDSFDYVNQLVNSPEKLHPDLRVDLQSTTVFASPPWGGPGYRTDEIFDLSTMQPYSLNQLHEAYKKMDHLLFLPRTSDIRQIAKLAPEGQKLEVIQYCVEGASKAMGVYIPGELPPTSEE, encoded by the exons ATGACTTCAACTGAAATTGAACCGGTAAACTCCATAGAGCTACAACTTGCGCGAGATACCCTTGGTCCTTTCATCGATGCACCAACTGCACAGCTATTCTTGCCGCAGGCCAGTCAGATTCCCCAAGCTGCATGGGAGATCATCAGAAGAGTCCTCGAGAAGAATCCCCAGGCAAGGGAGGATGTGACCTGCCTGACAAAATTATTAGCAGAAGAGAGCCAAGCAGCACTGGACCTCAATATGGCTGGCCTGGGCGCCATCGATGCCGTGGAGCCTTCCGACTTCTCATTAAAGCCGACAGAAAGGCTTCCTCTGACAGATAAATGTCATCACTACACAGGCCAGCACGAAGTCCCCTGGGACCTCCAAAA ATACTTCAGTCAAAGATACTCCATCTTTTCATTTTATGATGGCGGAGTTTACATGACAGATGATGCATGGTTTGGCGTCACACCCGAGCCGGTAGCAAA CCAAATTGCGTATGAATTATCTGAGGACCACTATGATCCAAAGAAAACCACCTTGATTGATGCCTTTGGTGGCGCTGGTGGCAATACAATTGCATTCGCTTTATCCGAGCGATGGGAACGAATAATTTCTATCGAGCGTGACCCTGCTACGCTTGCTTGCGCCCAGCATAACGCTGAGCTGTACGGCGTCGATCCAGGTGTAGTCACTTGGGTCCTTGGCGACAGCTTTGACTATGTTAATCAGCTTGTTAATTCACCAGAAAAGCTGCATCCAGACCTGAGGGTTGATTTGCAGTCCACTACGGTATTTGCCAGCCCCCCTTGGGGAGGGCCTGGATATAGAACCGATGAGATCTTTGATCTGAGTACAATGCAGCCATATAGCCTGAACCAGCTACACGAAGCCTACAAGAAAATGGATCACTTGCTGTTCCTTCCAAGGACAAGCGACATTCGCCAGATTGCGAAACTTGCACCAGAGGGGCAAAAGCTTGAGGTTATCCAATACTGCGTAGAGGGGGCCAGCAAGGCCATGGGCGTCTATATTCCGGGAGAACTTCCACCAACATCTGAGGAATAA
- a CDS encoding uncharacterized protein (EggNog:ENOG41~BUSCO:EOG092D2HJ9): MFNALNRFMSRLDGDAPQHQHDRDSFGFQVLRNTNLELPIEPWFDYIVGINGRPIDNPDPSLFAQEVQNCAGGTVTFGLWSAKGQRTREMHIPVPVDTASLGLSLQFAPISLAANIWHVLDVPANSPADVAGLLPYSDYILGSPEGALHGESALGELVEDFIGRPLRLYVYNNEYNVAREVTIQPSRSWGGDGALGCVLGYGALHRLPAPLSEPVNAPGETMFDGEFNEKRGNEYISTEASTPPPPPTGGDFLVPAQIVDSAPTSAPPRGGTPRGGKKKERHVANNNFMDDYLREEEQKSIALDNAPKSKGTGLPPPPKGAGGPPKAEPKGDEADSGGA; the protein is encoded by the exons ATGTTTAACGCACTTAACCGGTTCATGTCCCGCCTGGATGGCGATGCCCCGCAACATCAGCACGATCGCGACTCGTTTGGCTTTCAGGTGCTGCGGAACACGAATCTTGAGCTACCAATTGAGCCCTGGTTTGATTATATCGTTGGAATTAACGGGAGGCCAATT GATAATCCCGACCCAAGCTTGTTCGCCCAGGAAGTACAAAACTGCGCCGGCGGAACTGTGACTTTTGGACTATGGAGCGCAAAg GGCCAACGCACAAGAGAAATGCACATTCCCGTGCCCGTGGATACCGCATCACTAGGACTCTCTCTTCAGTTCGCGCCCATCTCGCTCGCAGCCAACATTTGGCATGTGCTTGATGTGCCAGCTAACTCACCAGCCGATGTTGCTGGACTGTTACCTTACAGCGATTACATCCTCGGCAGTCCCGAAGGCGCATTACATGGTGAAAGTGCCCTTGGCGAGCTTGTCGAAGACTTCATCGGGCGGCCACTCCGATTATACGTTTACAACAACGAATACAACGTCGCGCGCGAAGTCACGATACAACCTAGCCGAAGCTGGGGTGGAGATGGAGCTCTGGGGTGTGTTCTGGGCTACGGCGCGCTGCACCGCCTACCAGCTCCATTGAGTGAACCCGTCAACGCCCCCGGCGAAACGATGTTTGACGGCGAGTTTAacgaaaagagaggaaacgaATACATCTCAACAGAAGCTAGcactccgccgccgccgcctacAGGAGGCGACTTTTTAGTACCCGCCCAGATAGTTGATTCAGCGCCTACGAGTGCGCCTCCACGGGGTGGGACGCCGCGaggtggaaagaagaaggagcgtCATGTTGCTAACAATAATTTTATGGATGACTACCtcagggaagaagagcagaagagTATAGCGCTAGATAATGCGCCTAAGAGCAAAGGTACAGGTTTACCACCACCTCCTAAAGGAGCTGGTGGTCCACCAAAGGCCGAGCCAAAGGGAGATGAAGCTGATAGTGGTGGAGCATAA